The stretch of DNA GGACCGCATCTCTGCCGTCATCCAGGGCGAGTTCAAGGAGCGTGAGTTTATTTGTTCCTTCTCAGCTGACAGTAGTTCCATCTGGGACGTGGCGCTCCTTCACCCGCACCTTCATCCTCGGTGCGCCTGCTCCAGACTCTCCGTACGTTTTCCAGCACGGATGTATGCTGACATTAGCGCCATCGCCCACAACTGGCCTTGTGTCGTTCTGGCCGACACGATGGTCGTTCACTCATACCTCGGCACCGGGTCATGGGACGGCAAGTCAACCCttgccaagggcgaggtcaCTATCGTCCCTCCCGGTcccgctgctgctgttggCGGCGAAGATGCGCAGAAGGCGTCGCTCATTGCGGCAGTTCGCCAGCGCACCGGGATGAACGCTGCCTTCTCAGAACTCTGTCTCTCGCAGAACGGCTGGGACGTCGACCGCGCTGTTATCAACTTTGGGGAGATCCGCTCGAGCATTCCGCCCGACGCGTTCAACTAGACGCTGTCTCTGGCGGGCTGGTGCTCTTGCATTACCACTCCACATCACACTCAATCAACTCCGTATCAAAGTTGCGCAGAACGAACGATTCGTGTCTCAATTATTGTCCACTGGCCCACTTTCCCCACGGCCGACGCTGGACGAGCGTTTCACTCTCTTATCCTCGGTGACCATCACAAAACCCATTCATCCTATCCGCTCCACATTCCATAAATGCATAAATGTATCACCGTAGCAATGTCTTGGGGTCGAGTTGGGCGGTGGTTGAGTGACCGACAGCGTTCTTCGAAACATGATATACATTTCAGCTGGTCGGAATGATCAGATTCAATTAGCATCTGTCTGATCAGCATGCTcagcctcgccgtcgtcaaCAAGCTAATGACTCAGTGCTTTTGAGTACGATTCCAGCACCACAGCCCCAAAGCCCTCATCCACACATGCCAACGCTGTCCAGTCCGCCCAGTAAGCTATACAACATGACGTGCCACTATATCTCTCtacagctcctcgacggcgtcacGCGGGCGGTACAGACCACCACGTGCCTCAATCGCATCAACCACGTCCTGTGGTGGGCGGCCAGTCACGCGAACGGCATAGAGTCCACGGCGCTTCTTGTCTGAGGTCAGCGAACAAAGGACTACTAGCTGGCGAGACCTCCAACCTGTATACCGTCCTGACGCAACCCATCTACGTCGTACCAGCCTTCCTGACGCAACCCATCTGCGTCGTACCAGCCCTCCTACTCACTAATACGTTGCCAACGCGCAACCCAGCTCTCCTCAGGCTCCATCATGGCAATCATGCCGTCGTAGATGGTCGAGGTGCAGTCCACGACACGCTCCATCGAGCCGCGcatctggtgtcagctctgcTCGGTGGATTGAGCTGATGCCCGTCCTTAAGGAGACAAGGTGACGCACATCGCAGACATCCTCGCAGTTGGGGCAACCATAGTCAACAAACTCCTTGGGTgtctggaggagggagcAAATGAGACAGGCACGGAGGTTGGCCTGGCGGCCGCCTTTTGGTGGCATGATGGGTAGTGCTGCGGGAGaagaggggaggaagagtggagaggaagagtggagaggaagagtggATGAGCAAGAACAAGATCAAGTTCCAAGATGGTTGGTGGCAACTTGATCTTCAAGCACGCCTACCTTTCAAGTCAGATAGGCACGGAAAGAGACTTTCCTTGAAGATTCGGTTAGGCGCGGATTGagtcgccacccaactcgaCTTCTCCCCAGTTGAGCGATTTCACAACACCCACCTCGACAACATCGCTCAAGATGGCGGACATGTCGATAAACCAGGACTCGCTCACCGTCGAAGAGGCCAACAAGGTCCGCATCAGTCTCGGTCTCAAGCCCATTGGCGCCGACGATGATGGAGGCTCGGACGGCGAGCCAGTCGAGGACCGcgacgccatcgccgaggagaacTTTGCGCAACGGCGCGCCGACAtgaagcgcgagcgctcGGAGCGCGAAATGAAGGAGAAGATTGAGCGGTATGTATCTTGCTTCGATTGAGCTGACGTCAGCGCGAAGAACCAGCGAGCGCTGAACGCCCAGATGGCCGGCTCGACCTTGGGTGACGCggggcgcgacgacgtgctAGACGCCAAGAGCTGGGCACGTAAGCTCGGCAAGCGGAATaagaagcgcgaggccgagctcgcggcgcggaggcaacgcgagatggacgaggcaGACCGGATCGTTtatggcgaggaggacctgATGGGTCTCAAGGTCGCGCACGACACGGATGCTttcgtcgagggcgagacgatCCTCACGCTTAAGGACTCTGGGGTTCTGGAGGATGGCGAAGACGAACTCCAGAacgtcaacctcgccgatgaggagcgGCACGAGGCCGCGCGGGAGCGTAAGCGCAAGGCCGGGCAAGGGTATACGGggtacgacgacgaggagttCGAGGAGGGACGGATAGGGAAGAAGGCGAGCGTGCTGAGCAAGTACGATGGCGACTTTACCGGTGCCGAAGTTGCGACGGAGGGGTTCCGTCTCGGCGCGCCGGTTAAGCGCGAGAAGACGCCTGACATGGATGTCGACATGGGCCATGAGGCACAGAtcaaggtcaagctcgacctAGACTTTGCGCGGGACTGGGATGTGTCGGACTATGCCAAGGAAGGAGACGCTGGGTTCAAGAAGCCCAAGGTGAGCATATGCAAGAACCGGACTGATGAACAGAAGAGGCGAGCGAAGAAGTCGACTCGGAGGgcagaggtcgaggaagacgatGGAATGGAGGTAGAACCGACGTTTACGAAGCGTGTGGTCGGTGACGGGCCCGATAAcctcgttgacgacgatgatATACAAGCTGCACTTGCGCGGAGTCGGCGGAAGATCACCAAGAAGAAGCCCAAGGCCAAACCCGAGGACTTGGCTGTAAGGAGTGAGTCAGCTACAGCCAGACACACGTTAGCTGACGCCATAGTTaagaaggagcgcgaggccgagccggcggcgcaggaggatggcgacgacgacggtgaCGGACTTATCACGTTTGACGAGACGAGCGAGTTTGTGCGTAACGTCACGACCGAGAGCCGCGCGGCGCCCGTCAAGAAGGAGCGGTCTCGGAGCATCAGCGCGACGCCTGCACCGCCTGCAACCAATGGCGAGGCAGTCGTGGTCAAGGTTGAGCGTGTCGACGGAGACGTGGACatgagcgacgacgaggacgaggacgacttgctcgccgagatggcTGCGCGCGAAGGTCTCTCGTTAGCCGAGTACCGGATCAAGATCGACAGCCAGATGGAGGAGCTAGGCGACATGGCGAAGGCCCAAGAAGAGCCAGAGCCGGTGATGGGCAACGGCTTAGGAGGTGTGCTCAACCTACTCCGCAACCAGGGGTCTCTGGAGAAGCagagcgaggcggacgcAGAACGTGAGCGCCTGCAGAAGCAGCACGACATGTGGCTCGCCGACcatcggcggcggcaagctcagcgcgagctggagcgcaTCGCTGCCCGCGGTGGGAACAAGGACCAGGCGCAGCGAGAGTACGACAACCGGCAGCGCGAGGCTGCGGAAGCGcgcgacgccctcgaggcgtTCAAGCACTACAAGCCTGACGTGTCGATCAAGTAccacgacgagctgggTCGCGAGATGagcgtcaaggaggcgtGGAAGAGTCTGTCGCACAAGTTCCACGGCAAGACAAGTGGACGGATGAAGACGGAGAAACGACTGCGCAAGATTGCAGAGGAACAGGCAGCGCAGCGCATGACTGCGGGCGATACGCCGCTGGGCATGAGTGATGCGTTTTCCCGCCGCCAGGCCAAGACGGGCGAGGCGCACATGGTCCTCTCGGTGGGGAACAAGGGGAGTGCAGCGGGAGTGGGCAAGAAGCGCTAGGGCGAGCGTGGGAGGATGCATGGGTACTGTACCATGGTGTGGGTCCGCGTGGCGATGGGGTGACTCACGTACTTCTGTGCCCCTTCGAAACACGCGAAACTGCCATCATCATGTCATCTGTGGAACGCGAAGGCCGACATCACGGATAGATGAAGCGAGGGCCATTGTTCACATTGTCTACTCATCACGCTTCCATTGTCAAGAGCATCGCATTAGCCTCGCCTGGTGGCGTCGAGACGGCATATATACTGACCTACTCACAGCGGCCACGCGCCACTCACACCCAACTCCCTGTCCCCGTCCTACACCCACCCAGTTCAGCATCACTATCCATCCTAGTCGCcatgctcctcctcgccttAACTTACCTCACGCTTGGCGTCTCCGTGAGCattccctccctctcctctttGCGTttccccctctctctcctctatgcccccccctcctcagCCACTGACCTCAGGCCGCCACGATGTCGTGGACCAACGCCACCCTCGGGAACAAGTGGACTGCAGCGCAGCTCAACGACTCCTCCTTCGCCAAAGAGGAGATGCTTGTGCGTGTGCACTGGGCCCCGCCGTTTTGCGACAACGAGGTAGACACTACGTCCGTCACCGTGTCCACCACGACCTCTATTCTCACCACCAAgtccaccgccaccgcctccgcctccgcctccgccacaACGGAGACTGGGACCAACGCCACACCCCTCCTCTGCATTGGCGCCTACACCGCCAACGCG from Cutaneotrichosporon cavernicola HIS019 DNA, chromosome: 7b encodes:
- the SPT4 gene encoding uncharacterized protein (The SPT4-SPT5 complex mediates both activation and inhibition of transcription elongation, and plays a role in pre- mRNA processing. This complex seems to be important for the stability of the RNA polymerase II elongation machinery on the chromatin template but not for the inherent ability of this machinery to translocate down the gene), yielding MPPKGGRQANLRACLICSLLQTPKEFVDYGCPNCEDVCDMRGSMERVVDCTSTIYDGMIAMMEPEESWVARWQRINKKRRGLYAVRVTGRPPQDVVDAIEARGGLYRPRDAVEEL
- a CDS encoding uncharacterized protein (SART-1 family), whose product is MADMSINQDSLTVEEANKVRISLGLKPIGADDDGGSDGEPVEDRDAIAEENFAQRRADMKRERSEREMKEKIERAKNQRALNAQMAGSTLGDAGRDDVLDAKSWARKLGKRNKKREAELAARRQREMDEADRIVYGEEDLMGLKVAHDTDAFVEGETILTLKDSGVLEDGEDELQNVNLADEERHEAARERKRKAGQGYTGYDDEEFEEGRIGKKASVLSKYDGDFTGAEVATEGFRLGAPVKREKTPDMDVDMGHEAQIKVKLDLDFARDWDVSDYAKEGDAGFKKPKKRRAKKSTRRAEVEEDDGMEVEPTFTKRVVGDGPDNLVDDDDIQAALARSRRKITKKKPKAKPEDLAVRIKKEREAEPAAQEDGDDDGDGLITFDETSEFVRNVTTESRAAPVKKERSRSISATPAPPATNGEAVVVKVERVDGDVDMSDDEDEDDLLAEMAAREGLSLAEYRIKIDSQMEELGDMAKAQEEPEPVMGNGLGGVLNLLRNQGSLEKQSEADAERERLQKQHDMWLADHRRRQAQRELERIAARGGNKDQAQREYDNRQREAAEARDALEAFKHYKPDVSIKYHDELGREMSVKEAWKSLSHKFHGKTSGRMKTEKRLRKIAEEQAAQRMTAGDTPLGMSDAFSRRQAKTGEAHMVLSVGNKGSAAGVGKKR